The following proteins come from a genomic window of Lolium rigidum isolate FL_2022 chromosome 5, APGP_CSIRO_Lrig_0.1, whole genome shotgun sequence:
- the LOC124655121 gene encoding cytochrome c oxidase assembly factor 5 produces MSKSCKGLAMELVKCLSETDCVKVQNRPYKECAGEKVPCITSECVGLRETYFNCKRGQVDMRARIRGNKGY; encoded by the exons ATGTCGAAGTCGTGCAAGGGGCTGGCCATGGAGCTCGTCAAGTGCCTCAGCGAGACCGACTGCGTCAAG GTGCAGAATAGGCCCTACAAGGAGTGCGCGGGGGAGAAGGTGCCCTGCATCACCAGCGAGTGCGTCGGCCTGCGGGAGACCTACTTCAACTGCAAAAGGGGCCAG GTTGACATGCGAGCTCGGATACGAGGGAACAAGGGCTATTAA